The following proteins are co-located in the Pedobacter frigiditerrae genome:
- a CDS encoding ParB/RepB/Spo0J family partition protein gives MTSFQRKTGLGKGLSALLDDNDSVHPPKNGNDSLEQTAQIGSISEVNINDIETNPYQPRTEFDQVALNELSESIKVQGLIQPITVRKNGNKYQLISGERRLRASKLAGLTQIPAYIRTADNQQMLEMALIENIQRENLNAIEVALSFQMMIEECNLKPEQLGERVGKNRTTVSNYLRLLKLPPVIQASIRDGKISMGHARALISVEEEAKQLFIHQEILDKGLSVRKVEELVRSIHHVQVKPKANPVGVSFEYQKLQKDLASKFATKVKLKVNDNGKGAIEIPFVSNDDLNRILELLDW, from the coding sequence ATGACATCTTTTCAGCGAAAAACAGGTTTAGGAAAAGGATTAAGTGCGCTTTTGGATGATAATGATTCAGTTCATCCTCCGAAAAATGGTAATGATTCTTTAGAGCAAACCGCCCAAATAGGTAGCATAAGTGAAGTTAATATCAATGATATAGAAACCAATCCTTATCAGCCTCGTACGGAATTTGACCAAGTTGCTTTAAATGAACTTTCGGAATCTATTAAGGTTCAAGGTTTAATTCAGCCTATCACCGTTAGGAAAAACGGAAATAAATATCAGTTAATTTCTGGTGAACGTAGATTAAGAGCCTCTAAACTTGCTGGTTTAACTCAAATTCCAGCTTACATTCGCACAGCGGATAATCAGCAAATGCTAGAAATGGCATTGATTGAAAATATTCAACGTGAAAATTTAAATGCCATCGAGGTTGCATTAAGTTTTCAGATGATGATTGAAGAATGTAATCTTAAACCTGAGCAATTGGGTGAGCGTGTAGGTAAAAACCGTACTACGGTAAGTAATTACCTTCGTTTATTGAAATTGCCTCCAGTTATTCAGGCATCTATTAGAGATGGAAAAATTTCTATGGGTCACGCTCGTGCTTTAATCAGTGTAGAAGAAGAAGCAAAACAATTGTTTATTCATCAAGAAATCTTAGACAAAGGTTTATCTGTTCGTAAGGTAGAGGAATTAGTTCGTAGCATCCACCATGTGCAAGTAAAACCCAAGGCTAATCCTGTTGGCGTTTCATTTGAGTACCAAAAATTACAAAAAGATTTGGCTTCTAAATTTGCTACCAAAGTAAAATTAAAGGTAAACGACAATGGAAAAGGAGCTATAGAAATTCCTTTTGTCTCTAACGATGACCTCAATAGAATCCTTGAACTTTTAGATTGGTAA
- a CDS encoding DUF5683 domain-containing protein has protein sequence MRFLLLLITSLLTFATVKAQNPVVKKPADTTKDRIDTLRSPEYVNLGKIAGKKAVRRSLIFPGLGQMYNYGLVVEDVKSGAVPGKRIGQKIYLIGKMGAIYAGGTLLVMSYIDNRHEYKRFLSELQYRQLNNNQPNPDGNLSQYTNTEALTIAKNIYKRNSQVVLISLVGLYGLNVLDAYVTARLKYFNVDDTLSFKISPSTINNNTMYGYSPAPALKLTIKL, from the coding sequence ATGCGATTCCTATTGCTTTTAATTACATCTCTTTTAACTTTTGCTACGGTAAAGGCGCAAAATCCTGTAGTTAAGAAACCAGCAGATACAACCAAGGATAGAATAGATACCTTAAGATCTCCAGAATATGTAAACCTTGGCAAAATTGCTGGTAAAAAGGCAGTTCGCCGCTCTCTAATTTTTCCTGGACTAGGGCAAATGTATAACTACGGTTTGGTAGTTGAGGATGTAAAAAGCGGAGCAGTTCCAGGAAAAAGAATTGGTCAAAAAATATACCTAATAGGTAAAATGGGAGCCATTTATGCGGGCGGAACTTTGTTGGTTATGTCTTACATAGATAACAGACATGAATACAAAAGGTTCTTAAGCGAATTACAATATCGCCAGTTAAATAACAACCAACCTAATCCCGATGGGAATCTATCTCAATACACAAACACCGAAGCATTAACAATTGCCAAAAATATTTATAAGCGTAACAGTCAAGTTGTTTTAATATCTTTAGTAGGTTTATATGGCTTAAACGTGCTTGACGCTTATGTAACTGCCCGCTTAAAATATTTTAATGTCGATGACACATTGTCTTTCAAAATCTCACCATCTACAATTAATAACAATACAATGTATGGCTATTCTCCAGCGCCAGCATTAAAACTCACCATAAAATTATGA
- the dapB gene encoding 4-hydroxy-tetrahydrodipicolinate reductase — MKIALLGYGKMGQIIERFALERGHEVVLKINIDNVEDFTLENLKKADVAIDFSAPDAAVDNIYKCFEANLPVVVGTTGWYGKLQEIKNDCLSSNNTLLYGSNFSVGVNLFFHLNKVLAKLMNNYPAYEVQVEEIHHTQKLDAPSGTAMTIAEEIIEELDRKSEWLNEVVGTPIPDVIKNEQLLIESHRIENVPGTHTVVYSSEVDDIEIKHTAHNRAGFALGAVIAAEWLQNKQGFYNIADVFNFNK; from the coding sequence ATGAAAATAGCATTATTAGGTTACGGCAAAATGGGTCAAATTATAGAGCGTTTTGCTTTAGAAAGAGGTCATGAAGTTGTACTTAAAATAAATATTGATAACGTAGAAGATTTTACTTTAGAAAACTTAAAAAAGGCGGATGTTGCTATTGATTTTAGTGCACCTGATGCTGCGGTAGATAATATTTACAAGTGTTTTGAAGCTAATTTACCTGTTGTTGTTGGTACAACTGGTTGGTATGGCAAATTGCAAGAAATTAAAAATGATTGTTTAAGCAGTAACAATACTTTACTTTATGGTTCTAACTTTAGCGTTGGCGTTAATTTGTTTTTCCATTTAAATAAAGTATTAGCAAAGCTGATGAATAACTATCCAGCTTACGAAGTGCAGGTGGAGGAGATACATCATACACAAAAGTTGGATGCTCCAAGTGGAACAGCCATGACAATTGCCGAAGAAATTATTGAAGAGTTGGATAGGAAATCAGAATGGTTAAATGAGGTAGTAGGAACTCCAATTCCAGATGTAATTAAAAATGAACAACTATTAATTGAATCTCATAGAATTGAAAATGTACCAGGTACTCACACTGTGGTTTATAGTTCTGAAGTTGATGATATAGAAATAAAACATACTGCACATAATAGGGCAGGATTTGCTTTGGGAGCTGTTATAGCTGCCGAATGGTTACAAAATAAACAAGGCTTTTATAACATTGCTGATGTTTTTAATTTTAATAAATAA
- the lepB gene encoding signal peptidase I → MNWKFWQKNKNAEPKKKKSKTREWTDAIIFAVVAATIIRVFFIEAYTIPSGSMEKSLLVGDFLFVSKVNYGARIPMTPVAFPFSHHTLPFTATTKAYWDGVQWKYRRLPGLQDIKRNDVVVFNFPEGDTVALDAQDDNYYRMVARSSWQEVNTTHPITSRPVDKRENFIKRCIAISGDTISMKNGIANVNGKNEPLKNTGMMPYRIQFTNTEIQTKPLEEIGFVTNDMQQESADTYLANASFEMITELKKLGIVKSATMLAAPEAQEPSSVFPYDKNRKWNIDNFGPIVVPKKGWTVQLDSNTMPLYYRSIRTYEGNKVEKKGNDWYINDKIATSYTFKMNYYWMMGDNRHNSADSRIWGFVPEDHIVGKALFIWMSFDSNGSWFSKIRWSRIFKGIN, encoded by the coding sequence ATGAATTGGAAATTCTGGCAGAAAAATAAAAATGCCGAACCAAAAAAGAAAAAGAGTAAAACCAGAGAATGGACTGACGCCATTATCTTCGCCGTTGTTGCGGCAACAATTATAAGGGTTTTCTTTATCGAAGCTTATACCATTCCTTCTGGTTCAATGGAAAAGTCACTATTAGTCGGCGACTTCTTATTTGTAAGTAAAGTAAATTATGGTGCTCGTATCCCAATGACACCGGTTGCCTTTCCTTTTTCGCATCACACTTTACCTTTTACAGCTACCACAAAAGCATATTGGGATGGCGTACAATGGAAATACAGAAGATTACCGGGTTTACAAGATATTAAACGTAATGATGTTGTGGTTTTCAACTTCCCAGAGGGAGATACGGTTGCTTTAGATGCGCAAGATGATAATTACTACAGGATGGTTGCGAGAAGTAGTTGGCAAGAAGTGAATACTACGCATCCAATTACCAGCAGGCCAGTTGACAAACGTGAAAACTTTATTAAACGTTGTATTGCCATATCTGGTGATACAATTAGCATGAAAAATGGTATTGCAAATGTTAATGGTAAAAACGAGCCATTAAAAAATACTGGTATGATGCCTTATCGTATTCAGTTTACCAATACAGAAATTCAAACAAAACCTTTAGAAGAAATAGGGTTTGTTACAAACGATATGCAGCAAGAGTCCGCAGATACTTATTTAGCTAATGCATCATTCGAAATGATTACCGAACTTAAGAAGTTGGGTATTGTTAAATCTGCAACTATGCTTGCGGCTCCTGAAGCTCAAGAACCGAGTAGCGTATTTCCTTATGATAAAAACAGGAAATGGAATATTGATAATTTCGGGCCAATTGTGGTTCCTAAAAAAGGATGGACTGTTCAACTAGATAGCAATACGATGCCTTTATATTACAGGTCGATAAGAACTTACGAAGGCAACAAGGTGGAGAAAAAAGGGAATGATTGGTATATCAACGATAAAATTGCTACATCTTACACTTTTAAAATGAATTACTATTGGATGATGGGTGATAATCGCCATAATTCAGCCGACTCGAGAATTTGGGGATTTGTACCAGAAGACCATATTGTAGGAAAAGCCTTATTTATTTGGATGAGCTTTGACAGCAATGGTTCTTGGTTCAGTAAGATTAGATGGAGTAGAATATTTAAAGGAATAAACTAA
- a CDS encoding mucoidy inhibitor MuiA family protein, with product MRNLFLFTHLILSNFLAIAQENQIPAISKITNVTVFISGAQVHRQTEMLDVPQGVSQFVFAGLSSAIDVQSIQAKGEGNFTILSVTQQKNFLLEKKNSEEKTNYINTIAELNEKIALLRNESDVYKAEEEMLVKNQMVMGPNVNYDLVKLKQALDFQKQRLSEAKNKQIEITKSIAKLQTDLNKYNNQLNELNGKSLKNSNDVIVKVSAKLATKGKFSLTYMVNNAGWYPSYDIRAKDVSSPIELVYKANVSQSSGEDWKNVRLALSSGNPTTNSTKPSLGTYNLGYIRDGYSTNNISTSSVRIIKGKVFGDDGLTVPGASIRVKNTSVGTSTDVNGNYTIQLPVGATTLVATYIGYVTKEAQAHSNYVNISLEQDSKSLSEVVVVGYGSQDKSYLVGSIAGTVSKAKKETQAVEVNAVEKQTNVVFDIKNPYTILSDGKQFAVEIGDYDFKADYEYYSAPKLSEEAFLTAKINGFSEANLISGEANIFFEGTYLGKTLLDVQNSSDTLTLSLGTDKNVIIKREKQKDFNERQFIGSSQKDSRSFIIDIKNRKSQAINLIIEDQLPISTNGDITVERQEISKSRYDETNGKLTWQMLLQPNEQKKLALKYQVKYPKNKPINLE from the coding sequence ATGAGAAACCTATTCCTTTTTACCCACTTAATTTTATCTAACTTTCTAGCTATAGCTCAAGAAAACCAAATCCCAGCTATTTCTAAAATTACTAATGTAACTGTATTTATTAGCGGTGCGCAAGTACACAGACAAACAGAAATGTTGGATGTACCACAAGGTGTAAGTCAATTTGTTTTTGCTGGACTTTCTTCTGCCATAGATGTACAAAGCATACAAGCCAAGGGCGAAGGTAATTTTACAATCCTGTCTGTAACTCAACAGAAGAATTTTTTACTAGAGAAAAAAAACTCAGAAGAGAAGACAAATTATATCAATACTATTGCAGAATTAAATGAAAAAATAGCACTCTTAAGAAATGAGAGCGATGTTTACAAAGCTGAGGAAGAAATGTTAGTTAAGAACCAGATGGTGATGGGGCCAAATGTAAATTACGATTTGGTGAAGTTAAAACAGGCGCTGGACTTTCAAAAACAAAGATTGTCTGAGGCAAAAAATAAACAAATAGAAATTACAAAATCAATTGCCAAGCTTCAAACTGATTTAAATAAATACAACAATCAGTTAAATGAATTAAATGGAAAATCATTAAAAAACTCTAATGATGTAATTGTAAAGGTATCGGCTAAGTTAGCTACAAAGGGAAAATTTTCCTTAACCTATATGGTTAACAATGCTGGTTGGTATCCATCTTATGACATAAGAGCAAAAGATGTTTCTAGTCCGATTGAATTAGTTTACAAAGCAAACGTTTCACAGAGTTCTGGTGAAGATTGGAAGAATGTAAGGCTAGCATTATCATCAGGTAACCCGACAACAAATAGTACAAAACCTAGTTTAGGTACATATAACCTAGGCTATATTAGAGATGGATATTCAACAAATAATATCTCTACTTCAAGTGTGAGGATAATTAAAGGGAAAGTTTTTGGTGATGATGGATTGACTGTTCCGGGAGCTTCAATACGTGTTAAAAATACATCTGTTGGAACTTCTACAGATGTAAACGGAAATTATACCATTCAACTTCCAGTTGGCGCAACTACTTTAGTGGCTACTTATATTGGGTATGTTACTAAAGAAGCACAAGCTCATTCAAATTATGTAAACATTAGTCTAGAGCAAGATAGTAAATCATTAAGTGAGGTTGTAGTTGTGGGTTATGGCAGTCAGGATAAATCATATTTAGTGGGATCGATAGCGGGTACGGTATCAAAAGCAAAAAAAGAAACTCAGGCTGTAGAAGTTAATGCAGTTGAAAAACAAACAAATGTTGTATTCGATATTAAAAACCCTTACACCATTTTAAGCGATGGAAAACAATTCGCTGTCGAGATAGGTGATTATGATTTTAAAGCGGATTACGAGTATTATTCAGCCCCTAAATTAAGCGAAGAAGCTTTTTTAACAGCTAAAATTAATGGCTTTAGTGAAGCTAATTTAATCAGCGGAGAAGCTAACATTTTCTTTGAAGGTACTTATTTAGGCAAGACTTTATTAGATGTTCAGAATTCTTCCGATACTTTGACTTTATCGCTAGGCACGGATAAAAATGTAATCATCAAAAGGGAGAAGCAAAAGGATTTTAATGAAAGACAGTTTATAGGTTCTTCTCAGAAAGATAGCAGGAGTTTTATAATTGATATTAAGAATAGAAAATCTCAAGCCATCAATTTAATTATTGAAGACCAGTTGCCAATCTCTACAAATGGCGATATTACAGTTGAGAGACAAGAAATATCTAAGTCTAGATATGATGAAACCAATGGAAAATTAACTTGGCAAATGCTTTTACAACCTAATGAGCAGAAGAAGCTGGCTTTAAAATATCAAGTAAAATATCCTAAGAATAAACCAATTAATTTGGAGTAG
- a CDS encoding Ldh family oxidoreductase, which produces MIFINFTEQKLRAFTYSVFKKMGCSDEHAELATDVLIKSDLRGIDSHGVARLSGYVRLWEKKRINATPNIRIVHETPTTATIDGDAGLGLVVAPFAMKVAIEKAEKYGSGWVSVKNSNHFGIAGYHALMAVEKDMIGISMTNASPLVAPTYANERLLGTNPMCYAFPAGKYPPVIVDMATAAAANGKLEIAQRANKEIPDGWVQDKDGKNSINPNELKSGGSLLPLGSDKDHGSHKGYGLSATVDILSAVLSGANYGPWVPPFVAFLEPSANPVGEGLGHFLGAMRVDGFRPAEDFKNHLDNWIERFKSAKTIDPNKKVIIPGEPEHDFELERKVAGIPIIDIVVNDLNELAEKLGIEGL; this is translated from the coding sequence ATGATCTTTATAAATTTTACCGAACAAAAACTTAGAGCTTTTACTTATTCTGTTTTTAAAAAGATGGGCTGTTCCGATGAACATGCTGAATTAGCAACTGATGTTTTAATAAAATCTGATTTAAGAGGCATTGATTCTCATGGCGTGGCTCGTTTAAGCGGCTATGTTCGTTTGTGGGAAAAGAAAAGAATCAATGCAACGCCGAACATCAGAATAGTTCATGAAACACCAACGACCGCAACAATAGATGGGGATGCTGGTTTAGGATTAGTTGTTGCTCCTTTTGCTATGAAAGTCGCTATTGAAAAAGCAGAGAAGTACGGCAGTGGTTGGGTGTCGGTAAAAAATTCAAATCACTTCGGTATTGCTGGCTATCATGCTTTAATGGCGGTAGAAAAAGACATGATAGGCATTAGCATGACTAATGCTAGTCCATTGGTTGCCCCTACTTATGCCAATGAACGTTTATTAGGTACCAACCCAATGTGTTATGCTTTTCCAGCTGGGAAATATCCGCCAGTTATTGTAGATATGGCAACCGCGGCTGCTGCAAATGGCAAATTAGAAATTGCACAAAGAGCTAACAAGGAAATTCCAGATGGCTGGGTACAAGATAAAGACGGAAAAAACTCTATCAATCCAAATGAGTTGAAAAGTGGTGGTTCTTTGTTGCCATTAGGTAGCGATAAAGATCATGGCAGTCACAAAGGTTATGGATTAAGCGCAACTGTAGACATATTATCAGCTGTGCTTTCTGGCGCTAATTATGGGCCTTGGGTTCCGCCTTTCGTGGCATTTTTGGAACCGTCAGCAAACCCTGTAGGCGAAGGTTTAGGTCATTTTTTAGGTGCTATGCGTGTTGATGGTTTTCGCCCTGCGGAAGATTTTAAAAATCATTTAGACAATTGGATTGAGCGTTTCAAAAGCGCTAAGACAATTGACCCTAATAAAAAAGTAATTATTCCAGGAGAACCTGAGCATGATTTTGAACTAGAAAGAAAAGTAGCTGGAATCCCTATTATTGATATTGTAGTTAACGACTTGAATGAATTGGCTGAAAAGCTTGGGATTGAGGGATTGTAG
- the bshC gene encoding bacillithiol biosynthesis cysteine-adding enzyme BshC → MKAKYIAYQDTHSFSKLVLDYVNDEEFLKSFYSFRPDMDGLKKAVDARNFNGNRAELVEVLNQQYQNVKTNKSVNYNINLLADENTFTITTGHQLNLFTGPLYFIYKIVTTINLALELKIAYPEKNFVPIYWMATEDHDFEEINHVSVDEKNISWIQQTNGATGRLNTKTVEAAVMAYKAYLGISKNGKKLAKLVEQAYLQNDNLADATRVLVNSLFERYGLVIINADDAKLKSQFSAIIKQDITEQNSAQLTEKTSETLEQKGYKTQVNGRDINFFYLIDNLRERIIEKGDLFTVNHTDISFSKEELLKEIDYHPERFSPNVIMRPLYQEVILPNIAYIGGGAEVSYWMQLKANFDFYEVDFPVLLLRNSALLIDKRSAQNLNKLGFKLEDAFLPVEELKHRWIKENTDSNLSLADEMRAVQGIFEQIKLNAFKIDKTLEKSTDSAKTKTSHLLVNLEKKLFRAEKRKHKVSLEQIENVKARLFPSGTLQERVVNLAPMYVNYGEDFLSTLIENFQPLGGDFTLLLP, encoded by the coding sequence ATGAAGGCAAAATACATCGCTTACCAAGACACGCATTCGTTCTCTAAACTTGTTTTAGATTATGTAAATGATGAGGAATTCCTAAAATCTTTTTACAGCTTTCGTCCTGATATGGATGGCTTAAAAAAAGCCGTTGATGCTCGTAATTTTAATGGTAATAGAGCCGAACTAGTTGAGGTATTAAATCAGCAGTATCAAAATGTCAAAACTAATAAATCAGTAAATTATAATATTAATTTACTGGCGGATGAAAACACGTTTACCATTACAACTGGACACCAGCTTAATTTATTTACAGGTCCTCTATACTTCATCTACAAAATTGTAACCACCATAAATTTAGCCCTTGAGCTAAAAATAGCCTATCCTGAAAAGAATTTTGTTCCTATTTACTGGATGGCAACCGAAGACCATGATTTTGAGGAAATCAACCATGTTAGCGTTGATGAAAAAAATATCAGTTGGATACAACAAACTAACGGTGCAACTGGTAGGTTAAACACTAAAACTGTCGAAGCAGCTGTTATGGCTTATAAAGCTTATCTAGGCATAAGCAAAAATGGCAAAAAACTGGCTAAACTAGTTGAGCAGGCCTATTTGCAAAACGACAATCTAGCAGATGCCACTAGGGTTTTAGTAAACAGCTTATTTGAAAGATATGGCTTGGTTATTATCAATGCGGATGATGCCAAATTAAAAAGCCAATTCAGTGCTATCATTAAACAAGATATTACTGAGCAAAACAGCGCACAGCTAACTGAAAAAACCAGCGAAACTTTAGAGCAAAAAGGTTATAAAACTCAAGTAAATGGAAGGGATATCAATTTCTTTTATTTGATAGATAATCTTCGGGAAAGAATAATTGAAAAGGGTGATTTATTTACCGTAAATCATACAGACATCAGTTTTTCAAAAGAAGAATTGCTAAAGGAAATCGATTATCATCCAGAGAGATTTAGTCCGAATGTAATCATGCGACCTTTATACCAAGAAGTTATCTTGCCTAATATCGCTTACATTGGTGGTGGTGCGGAGGTCTCTTATTGGATGCAGTTAAAGGCAAATTTCGATTTTTACGAAGTGGACTTCCCTGTGCTTTTACTTCGTAATTCAGCATTGCTGATTGATAAAAGAAGTGCACAAAACTTAAATAAATTAGGCTTTAAACTGGAAGATGCTTTTTTACCAGTTGAGGAATTAAAACATCGTTGGATTAAAGAAAATACGGATTCTAATCTGAGTTTAGCCGATGAAATGAGAGCCGTGCAAGGGATTTTCGAGCAAATTAAATTGAATGCCTTTAAAATAGATAAGACCTTAGAAAAGTCGACAGATTCGGCAAAAACCAAAACCAGTCATTTACTTGTTAACCTTGAGAAAAAACTTTTCAGGGCAGAAAAAAGAAAGCACAAGGTTTCTTTAGAACAAATTGAAAACGTAAAAGCCAGGCTTTTCCCGAGTGGAACATTACAAGAAAGAGTAGTAAACCTTGCTCCTATGTATGTAAATTATGGAGAAGATTTTCTTTCCACGTTAATTGAAAATTTCCAACCCTTGGGTGGTGATTTTACTTTGTTGTTGCCTTAA
- the rimO gene encoding 30S ribosomal protein S12 methylthiotransferase RimO has translation MITKNKLVKPVAKPKINVITLGCSKNTYDSEVLMGQLRGNNLLVEHESNKMGKDDIVVINTCGFIDNAKQESIDTILQYSQLKDDGKIGKVIVTGCLSERYKPELESEITNVDAFFGTNDLENILHSLGANYKHELIGERLLTTPSHFAYFKIAEGCNRPCSFCAIPLMRGKHVSRDMNELVNEAKILAANGTKELILIAQDLTYYGLDIYGKRNLDELLRRLSDVKGIEWIRLQYAYPSGFPMEILDAMNERENICKYLDMPLQHITDNMLKSMRRGITKQKTIDIVNEIRAKVPNIAMRTTLICGYPGETEQDFEEMYNWVEATRFDRLGCFTYSHEEKTHAHQLVDDVPEEVKQARVDAIMELQQGISFDINQEKVGKTYKVLIDRKEGDFFIGRTEFDSPEVDNEVLIDANSGYAANGSFVNVKIDRAEDFDLYGQIVK, from the coding sequence ATGATTACTAAAAACAAACTTGTTAAGCCAGTTGCTAAACCTAAAATCAATGTAATAACTTTAGGTTGCTCAAAAAACACTTACGATTCTGAAGTGTTAATGGGTCAGTTACGTGGCAATAATTTATTGGTTGAACATGAGTCCAATAAAATGGGCAAAGATGATATCGTTGTAATCAATACATGTGGATTTATAGATAACGCCAAACAAGAATCTATTGATACCATTTTACAGTATAGCCAATTAAAAGACGATGGTAAAATTGGAAAAGTAATTGTTACAGGCTGCTTATCTGAGCGTTACAAGCCAGAATTAGAATCTGAAATCACTAACGTTGATGCTTTTTTTGGCACTAACGATTTAGAAAATATATTGCACAGTTTAGGTGCAAACTATAAACATGAATTAATTGGAGAACGTTTATTAACTACTCCATCTCACTTTGCTTATTTTAAAATTGCAGAAGGTTGTAACCGTCCTTGTTCGTTTTGTGCTATCCCGCTAATGCGTGGTAAACACGTTTCAAGAGACATGAATGAGTTGGTTAATGAAGCGAAAATTTTAGCCGCTAACGGCACAAAAGAATTAATTCTAATTGCTCAAGATCTTACTTATTATGGTTTAGATATTTATGGTAAACGTAACTTAGATGAATTATTACGCCGTCTATCTGATGTAAAAGGAATTGAATGGATTAGGCTACAATATGCTTATCCTTCTGGTTTCCCTATGGAAATTTTAGATGCAATGAACGAACGTGAAAACATTTGCAAGTATCTAGATATGCCTTTGCAGCACATTACGGATAACATGTTGAAGTCTATGCGTCGTGGTATTACTAAGCAAAAAACCATAGATATAGTAAATGAAATCAGAGCGAAAGTTCCAAATATCGCTATGCGTACTACTTTAATTTGTGGTTACCCAGGTGAAACAGAGCAAGATTTTGAAGAAATGTACAATTGGGTTGAGGCAACTCGCTTTGACCGTTTAGGTTGTTTTACTTACTCTCATGAAGAAAAAACCCACGCTCATCAGTTAGTTGATGATGTACCAGAAGAAGTTAAACAAGCTCGTGTAGATGCTATCATGGAATTACAGCAAGGTATTTCTTTCGACATCAATCAAGAAAAAGTGGGCAAGACTTACAAAGTTTTAATTGATAGAAAAGAAGGTGATTTCTTTATTGGACGTACCGAATTTGATTCTCCAGAGGTAGATAACGAGGTTTTAATTGATGCAAATTCTGGTTATGCAGCTAACGGAAGTTTTGTGAATGTAAAGATAGACCGTGCAGAAGATTTCGACCTGTATGGACAAATTGTAAAATAA
- the ftsY gene encoding signal recognition particle-docking protein FtsY: MGLFDFFKKKETAPEAQEALDKGLEKTKEGFLSKITKAVAGKSTVDDDVLDNLEEVLVTSDVGVTTTLKIIDRIQARVAKDKYLSTSELNHLLRDEIQLLLAENNSNDFRNFEYGDHKPYVIMVVGVNGVGKTTTIGKLAHKLKAEGLNVVLGAADTFRAAAVEQIKLWGERVGVRVVAQAMGSDPASVAFDTLQSAVANKEDVVIIDTAGRLHNKIGLMNELGKIKSVMQKVIPNAPHEILLVLDGSTGQNAFEQCKQFTEATDVNALAITKLDGTAKGGVVIGISDQFKIPVKYIGVGEKMGDLQLFDKKEFVNSLFN; this comes from the coding sequence ATGGGTTTATTCGATTTTTTTAAGAAAAAAGAAACTGCTCCTGAAGCTCAAGAAGCTTTAGATAAAGGTTTAGAAAAAACTAAAGAAGGTTTTTTAAGTAAAATCACAAAAGCTGTTGCAGGTAAGTCTACAGTTGATGATGATGTATTAGATAACCTGGAAGAAGTATTAGTGACTTCTGATGTTGGTGTGACCACTACATTAAAAATCATAGATCGCATACAAGCTCGTGTTGCTAAAGATAAATACTTATCTACATCTGAGTTAAATCATTTACTGCGTGATGAGATTCAGCTTTTATTGGCCGAAAATAACAGTAACGATTTCAGGAATTTCGAATACGGCGACCATAAACCTTATGTTATCATGGTAGTTGGGGTTAATGGAGTTGGTAAAACAACCACCATTGGCAAACTTGCGCATAAACTTAAGGCAGAAGGTTTAAATGTTGTACTTGGCGCAGCAGATACTTTTAGAGCGGCAGCCGTAGAGCAAATTAAACTTTGGGGCGAACGTGTTGGCGTAAGGGTTGTTGCACAAGCAATGGGCTCAGACCCAGCTTCGGTAGCTTTTGACACTCTTCAATCGGCAGTTGCCAATAAAGAAGATGTAGTAATTATTGATACTGCCGGTCGTTTACACAACAAAATCGGTTTGATGAATGAGCTGGGCAAAATTAAAAGTGTGATGCAAAAGGTAATCCCAAATGCTCCACATGAGATTTTGCTAGTTTTAGATGGTTCAACTGGCCAAAATGCATTTGAGCAGTGTAAACAATTTACCGAAGCTACTGATGTAAATGCACTTGCCATAACAAAATTAGATGGCACTGCAAAAGGTGGTGTGGTGATTGGTATTTCCGATCAATTTAAAATTCCTGTAAAATATATTGGTGTTGGCGAAAAAATGGGCGACTTGCAGTTGTTCGATAAAAAAGAGTTCGTCAATTCTTTATTCAATTAA
- a CDS encoding DUF4295 domain-containing protein, whose product MAKKVVATLKTGTGKEYSKVITMNKSPKTGAYSFKEIIVHNDHVKDAIAGISK is encoded by the coding sequence ATGGCTAAGAAAGTAGTTGCAACCCTAAAAACGGGTACAGGTAAAGAATATTCAAAAGTTATCACAATGAATAAATCACCAAAAACTGGTGCTTATTCTTTCAAAGAAATCATTGTACATAACGATCACGTTAAAGATGCGATTGCTGGTATCAGCAAATAA